The stretch of DNA TGAAGGAAAACAGCACCGTGGCAATCGCCACCGTCGCCATGGCCAGCGTCAGATGGCGCGAGATGTCGAATTTCACTTTCATGCGCCGCTGCTCAACCGATAGCCGACCCCGCGCACGCCCGCCGGCATCCCCGAAACCCCGGCCTCCTCCAGCTTGCGGCGCAATTTGCTGATATGGCTGTCCACCGTGCGGTCCAGCGCGTCGGATCCGGGCAGGCAGGCATCGACCAGATCACCGCGCGAAAACACCCGATGCGGATTGCGCGCCATATGCACCAACAGGCGAAACTCGGTCAGCGTCAGCAGGATTTCGCGCCCCCCGACACGGGCGATATGGCTCTCGGTGTCGATTTCCACCGGCCCCACGCGCAGCACCGCCCCGCCCCCTGCGCCCCCCGTCCGCCGCAGGATCGCGCGCAGCCGCGCCACCACCTCGACCGGGTTGAAGGGTTTGACCACATAATCAT from Novosphingobium humi encodes:
- a CDS encoding response regulator, encoding MTALALIAEDDSDIADILRAYLEREGFRTVHAGDGRVALDLHRALRPDIVLLDVGMPHIDGWEVLAQIRREAETPVIMITALDQDIDKLQALRIGADDYVVKPFNPVEVVARLRAILRRTGGAGGGAVLRVGPVEIDTESHIARVGGREILLTLTEFRLLVHMARNPHRVFSRGDLVDACLPGSDALDRTVDSHISKLRRKLEEAGVSGMPAGVRGVGYRLSSGA